A window of Oryza glaberrima chromosome 2, OglaRS2, whole genome shotgun sequence genomic DNA:
TGCTGTAGCCCTTCCGTGTCGCCTGCGCTCTGCTCGCGGCGCCGGCTGATATAGGAGGACGAGGACATGTGTTTGAGCAGGCACTACTTTTTATCTTCATTTTAGCACTATATTAATCACGTGACAGCTACGTGCTTTGCTGGAATGGATTGTATGCCATGTAATTACCATAAAAAacaatttcctttttttgttgtttttcctTTGATGGATTTGGGTAGGGGGAGGTGCAAGTTGCACAAATTATGGTTTCGTctttatgattttcttttttactggATTTACTCCTGGTTGCTATTCCTCTAATGACCTGATGGATGTAAACCTTTAACTTCTATCATAGCAACAAAATTGGCATACGATCTATTTAGCTGACTAATAACTACTATGCCATGTTTATATCTTCTTTACCCTTGTTAAAATCACATTCTCTTATGATAGAGAGAATGTTTCCATTTCTGTGATCTATATGTCATATCATACCATACTTGAGCAGTGCTTCTGTTGCTGCAGATGGGCATTATCAATAGCCATTGCCAATTGATTGATCCAGAGGGCATACGTGCAGAACTGATGCATCTGAAGTCTTTGAATGTTGATGGAGTTATCGTTGACTGTTGGTGGGGGATAGTGGAAGCCTGGATTCCTCACAAGTACGAGTGGTCTGGTTACAGGGACCTTTTCGGTATCATTAAAGAGTTCAAGCTAAAAGTTCAGGTTAGGCATGTTATCATGGTTGTCGACTTCTTGGATACAAATATTCAGAGACATTTTTGGGATGTTAGTAATCACATATTTGCTActtatcatatttatttaatattgtgCACAATAGCCATTATGTGAATGTGAATTATAGTATGTTGTGGACAGTGATTTCTATAGATATTGAGGCACTAAATAGAATGTCTATGCAGAAGACATCCATACCAGTCAGAAACTCAGAATTGGATTATTTCATTTTCGaaatattatatgattaagTTTTGTGCATAACTTGCCAGCATCTTGTAACAGTGTGAAATATTCAACTTAGATGAGCTTTTCCTTTTTACCATTTTTATCACAATTTATCTTAGCGAGTTTCCTTCAATAAACTTCTCAAGGTTGTATTGTCATTCCATGGGTCTGGGGAGACTGGATCTGGTGGTGTGTCTCTCCCAAAGTGGGTCATGGAAATTGCACAAGAGAACCAGGATGTATTTTTTACTGATCGTGAAGGTAGGAGAAATATGGAATGTCTTTCCTGGGGAATTGACAAAGAGCGAGTCCTTCGCGGGAGAACTGGCATCGAGGTATTGGGTCATCCTTGGtaaattttcttctctcttgctTAAACTTACCTTTAGCTTCTGTGTCTATTACAAGATATAGAAATTGTTAGTTTCCTTAGATGAGCACTATTTATTTATGCCTAGTGTTGTTTTTAGTGCATTTAATTGTCCGTCCATCTTTATGCACTGTGCTAATTGTAGTATATATTGCAGATCATAATGTTAGAGTCTTGGTATTGAAAACATAGAACATGTATGCTATCTTCTTTAATATCGTTTCATATTGCACCCTGATTGATGAGAACTAGTATTCTGATACTTAATGGGATTATATGCAGGCGTATTTTGATTTCATGAGGAGCTTTCATATGGAATTCAGAAACCTGACCGAAGAGGGCCTTATTTCTGCTATCGAAATTGGATTGGGTGTTTCTGGAGAGCTAAAATACCCTTCATGTCCAGAAAGAATGGGCTGGAGATATCCTGGTATTGGTGAGTTTCAGGTATTTACTTAAAATTCAAACTTGTATCAAGATAGGGATAAATAAGGCATTTTTCTTCACAGTCCTTTCCACTAGATTAATTTAAATATGATAGAATTACAATCATGCACTGTTTTGCATTTAAATATGTAGAATCATGAGTACTCAAAAGCATGTCACTGCTTGTTCATATTTGTAGGTTATATACTGCCTGGGCTTTTGGATTACAATACATATCTGAGTTGTATGCTACATCTATGATGCATAATGCTAGCttgcataaaattttcaacattgCGGAATTACCTAAAAATATACTGGatgcatttcttttcttttattgattTGCATTGTCGACAGTGTTACGACAGGtatatgcaaaagaaccttagACAAGCAGCATTGTCACGGGGACATCTGTTTTGGGCCCGTGGACCTGATAATGCGGGCTATTATAATTCAAGACCTCATGAAACTGGCTTTTTTTGTGACGGAGGTGACTATGACAGCTACTATGGACGCTTTTTCCTTAACTGGTATTCTGGAATCCTCATAGATCATGTGGACCAGGTGCTATCACTTGCTACTCTTGCATTTGATGGAGTCGAAACTGTTGTGAAGGTATGCACTGTTGTTCTGTAAAGTTTTATTTTAACATTGCACCGGATCTTCTCTTTCTAAGTTCTTTAGAGAACTTCTGCATATATCCCATGTTATTTTCCTTTTGCCTAGCTATTTATCAATATTACGGTTTGATAAACTGAGCACAGAATGGGTATTCCTCTTAAACTAGGCAccaaaaaaatcaatatttctTGTCTTATGCATAAAAAGAACTTCAATCTTAGTATGGATTGTGCTCTTGTACCTAAAGCAGCGGAAGATTACTCAAAACCTTGTACATAGTTGATTGATTGAAAATCATTACCTGCAGCCCAGATCTAGACAGTTTGGTTGTAAGTCTATTTGCTACTGGATAATATATCACTCTGTTATTAATAATAGGAAATTAAGGTCCTATACTCTGATGAATCTGAATTTGAGGATCATATGAGCTTGCAAAATTATGTTAGCATGTGTTAACCAGATCATTTACCTGCTAGCACAAAACATTCACATAATGGATGTAGAATGTGCTGCAGTGAGAAGTCCATGGCAGTTCCACATATTTTGCAACCTTTGCCTGCCTGTTTGTCTATTCCATGACAAAATAATTTCTTTCAGATTCCATCTATCTATTGGTGGTATAGAACTGCAAGCCATGCTGCGGAACTTACGGCAGGATTCTACAACCCTACAAATAGAGATGGATACTCTCCAGTGTTCAGAATGCTCAAGAAGCATTCCGTAATTCTAAAGTTTGTTTGTTATGGACCAGAATTTACAATTCAAGAGAATAATGAAGCATTTGCTGATCCAGAAGGTTTAACATGGCAGGTGAGAAGCTTGAGCTAAAAATCCTTTTCAGATCtgtctgcattttttttttgtacctTTTGCTCCCTTGGGTTAATTCGGTACACATGAAGCAGGTTATGAATGCAGCATGGGATCATGGATTATCTATAAGTGTAGAGAGTGCTCTTCCATGTCTTGATGGTGAGATGTACTCACAGATCCTTGACACAGCGAAGCCTAGGCATGATCCTGACCGTCACCATGTCTCGTTCTTTGCATACCGTCAGCTACCCTCATTCCTTTTGCAGAGAGACGTTTGCTTCTCAGAGCTTGGCAACTTTGTCAAGTGTATGCACGGTTAGTATTACCATGCTTGTCACTTCTGGATACTCCTGAATACATACtttaccatgttttttttcctcttttgagAAAAACTAGCTATCTTACCGGCAAACCGTCCTTCATATAACCATGCGGTCTATCCAAGACTTGATGTAGTCTTAGCATTCTATTTAATTTGAGCTAGATTGTTAATTCTTCCATCCGCATTGTGAATGAAGATAAACTGCGTATAGAAAAATGCAAACTAATTGCCTTTAACATAGATTGTTTTTGCATCTTCCATGATATTACCCCGCAAAGGGTATGTCTCCGCTCTTCGTCCCTTCCTGTGGAGATGCTGAATTCGTAACATAACCGggtaaaaatgattttatttacaGGGGAGGCTACCCAGATTGTGGAAGGTTGAATTCCCTAGTTGCATTATATGCACATAGGTTTTGAAACAAGATTAAAGAAAGGAGCTTGGTTTGGACCCCAGAAACCGTCGATGCCCGCGGCGAAATCTGCTGCGCGATTGTTGTAAAGCTTCTGTTGTGGATTTTGGAGGTGGTAAGTACGGCTCAAGGCAGGATAATAATAGCTTagcaactcttttttttttccgtggaATGGTATGAATTTAACATCAGAGAAAATGACGTGCTGTACATTGTATACAACCATATAGAATAGAAATATTGTCCTTATTTAGGTCACAAATGTTAATCCCTTTCTGGGATGTAATTTTCTGATGGTTCTGTGTGAAATACACGCGGAATTTTGGAATTGGTCTGTTCAATAGGGGCCTGAACTGGACCTAGTTTGAAACACAGGTGTTCCCAACCTCCCTTCCTCGTTTTCggcgcgcatgcttttcaaactgctaaacagtgtgttttttttcaaaaaaaattctatacaaaagttgctttaaaaaatcatattaatccatttttaaaaaaaattagcaaataattaattaatcgtacAATAATAGGtgctttgttttgcgtgccggggaggaggggttcccaacccctcctccagaacacagccttaacctAGTATTTTAGTTTTAGCCCATTGAGGCCCAACTGTAGAGCCCAGACCACTCGCCTGCCTCAGTTCATGGCTCATCTCTACCAATTTCTGGTGGGCCAAAGGTAGGCCGTTTATGGTGAGCCAAATGGAGGCCCACATTTGCGCGGAGAAACGAACCGTCGGCAACCACGCAGTTGGGCTCGGCCGTCTCAGCGATCGGTTGGTGGGCCCAAAATGCGGCCCAGTTTTATTCGGTGGGATCGTGGGAAAAGGGCCCGAAATCCCGATGCGGCCCGCGTGTTTGGAATCGGTTCGGAATTTTTCAAACAGGTCCCTATCTTACTACATGCACTGTAGTAGTGCATTACAATATTTTTGTTACTGTGATTTTTACCATTATATTGATGGAGAGGCATCCTCTCATAAATGGGATCCTCATCCATTACTCGTTATttattccataaaaaaaactcaacttgtAAAATCATATGATAACAAATATATACAAGACTTTGTTCAAATTCATTGTTTTAGGATATAATATCACAACCATATGAGTTTTTTTACCGAGAGATTACTTCATTAGCCACTTATTTCAAATATGACCCTTAATTTTACATATAGATCCCTAATTATGATCAAGATTATTGCAGACAGATCGCCCACCGAGGTTGATAGTGTGAGAGACATGGCCCCACTtggctcgcgctcgccgccgatgAGCTCGCCatggcgcgccgcgccgcgccgcatcAGACCTCGGAGGCGGCTCGCACGCGCCGCTCCGTCTCCTCCTAccaccacctcgtcgtcgtcgccctcctccgccgtctCTCCGCTTCCCCCCGCCAAAATCCACCGAATCCCAGAAGCGGCAGCCGGGACTGGACGATTTGAGCCGAACGCGCTCGAGGTGACGCCCCCCACACCCTTCCCCGATCCCCTCTCCTGCTCCATGGTTGCTTCGACCAGATTCGAGATTACCTGGTGTTTTACCCATGATTAGCGTTGATGATTTGCTGCTGCAGTTGTTTCAAATGgtgacgaaaaaaaaaagatgatgagCACATGATTGGAATCTCGTCCGTGGTTCAGCTGATCAGTTCCTTCCATATATTTGGGGgaaatgtgtttttttatcgCTGAAATGTGGTAAGAAATCAATCATGAACTgctttatttatctttttttttggaaattataGCTGCAATTTAACTTGTGCTCTTTTTTGAAATTATCTCATGTGTTTATTGCTCCCTTCCCTCACCTGCAAATAATAAATTGGTTGAAAGAGAAGAGTTCAGAATTGCAAATGGAATTAGGTTGAACCGTCACTTTCCTGTAATTTAATTTGTACGGTGTACTTATACATTAAGATGTTGCCAAAATGTGACAATTGCGTAGGGAAGATGTTGACAAGAACATGGCGGCTTGGCTATACGAAGATGCTGACTACTTCGTTCATAGTTTAGTCATCCGCAACGTGAATCAGGCCTGCGAATCTGAGACTTGTTTAACTCAAACTCCTCCAGATTCGCTGTATTAGAACCGTTGAATTGAATCAAAATAATACTATGTACCAAAGCTTATTCTTTTTATGTCTTTTCAGTGCTAAACTAGGTTGTAGTGGAGTAGTAGTATGCCATTGAAATTTAGATTATTGGGAGAGTATAATGCGCTTTTACTCGTCATTTGTTTTCTGAACTTCTGGTACCAATCCTGATTTGTGAGGGTAAAATTGGATTACCAAACATCTCCTGGGTTTAGATGGTTACTGATTGTGAGCAACTCCATTAGAATTTGGTAGCTTCTTATTTCAAAGTGAGGAGATTGAATGATTGATTGCGGTAACAACTTGTTTCTCGCCAGGCGAGGAGCCGATCTGAAAGGAATATGAAGTAGCCAATGATGATCTCTATGAGTATATCCTTTCTTCAGATTAAGTATGTATAATGCCATTGAAATGCTTAGCATGACACTTGAGATTAAGTACTCTACAGGCTACAGCATTGAAGCGATTAGCATATACCACTTCTTCAGATCAAGCATACACCATTGAAATGCTTAGCATGTCACTTGGGACTCGGATACAGCATGGGAATGCTTAGCTTGCCACTTCTTCACATTAAGTACACACCATTGAAATTCTTAGCATGTCACTTCACATAACCATAAGAAACATGAAAACCGGAGTACATATACAATCATAGCAAGAAACATGAAAATACTGGAGTACATGTAACTTTGCACGGGTCCGAAAAGGCAGCA
This region includes:
- the LOC127764004 gene encoding beta-amylase 8, producing the protein MSLKHPHSPVLDGDPPPHRRPRGLVSTPPPPAVAADPSPSPSPAAPPPRRRGGGGGGGEREREREREKERTKLRERHRRAITSRMLSGLRQHGNFPLPARADMNDVLAALARAAGWTVHPDGTTFRASSQPLHPPTPQSPGIFHVNSVETPSFTSVLNSYAIGTPLDSQASMLQTDDSLSPSSLDSVVVADQSIRNEKYGNSDSVSSLNCLENHQLTRASAALAGDYTRTPYIPVYASLPMGIINSHCQLIDPEGIRAELMHLKSLNVDGVIVDCWWGIVEAWIPHKYEWSGYRDLFGIIKEFKLKVQVVLSFHGSGETGSGGVSLPKWVMEIAQENQDVFFTDREGRRNMECLSWGIDKERVLRGRTGIEAYFDFMRSFHMEFRNLTEEGLISAIEIGLGVSGELKYPSCPERMGWRYPGIGEFQCYDRYMQKNLRQAALSRGHLFWARGPDNAGYYNSRPHETGFFCDGGDYDSYYGRFFLNWYSGILIDHVDQVLSLATLAFDGVETVVKIPSIYWWYRTASHAAELTAGFYNPTNRDGYSPVFRMLKKHSVILKFVCYGPEFTIQENNEAFADPEGLTWQVMNAAWDHGLSISVESALPCLDGEMYSQILDTAKPRHDPDRHHVSFFAYRQLPSFLLQRDVCFSELGNFVKCMHGEATQIVEG